The DNA region GATCTGGGCGCACCGGGCACCAACATTCTCAGCGCTGATCTGAACGGGGACATCCAGACACGCACGGGCACCTCGATGGCCACACCCCATGTGGCGGGAGCCATCGCCTGGCTGCACAGCGTGGCTCCGGCCGCCTGGGTCCAGCAGTATCAGGCTCAGCCGGCGGAGATGGCCCTGGCCCTCAAGCAGGTTCTGCTGGACTCGGTGGATCCGCTGCCCAGCCTCCTGGAGCAGACCGTGAGTGGAGGGCGACTCAACCTGGACCGGGCCGGACGCCAGCTCAACGGCATTCTGGAAACCCCGCAACTGCGGATCACGACGCTTCCGGGCAACCGGATCGGACTGGACTGGCCCGCAGTCAACGGTGCGCTGGCCTACCGGGTGGAAAGCTCCCCAGGGCTGGCAGGGGCCTGGCAACCGCTGCTGGAAACCGGGGAAACCGGCTGTGAGTTGCCGCTGGTACAGGGTCAACGGCGCTACCGGGTGGTGGCGCTGGATCACGAATGAGCAAGGACATCATGAAAACCCATCTGTTCAAGCTGGACCTGCTGGTCCGGGACGGCGCCCGCATGGCCACATTCTACGAGGCGCTGTTCGGGGTGCCCTTTCTGGCTCACGAAATGGCCGGGCATGTCTTCCGGGTGGGTCAGGTGCCCGGACTCTGCACCCTGCAGCTGGTGCCGGCGGCCCTGATGGATGTGCCGATCTCCGGTTTGAATCGCTTTCAGCTCAACCTGGAGCTGGATTCCGGCGCGGCCCTGCCCGAGGGACTGCTGGCCGCCGGAGGAGAGGTGGACGAGCCACCCCAGCGAGACGGCGATCGCCTGCTCTGGTCCGTGCGGGATCCCGAAGGCAACAGCCTGGTGATCCAGTGCCCCGATGCGGTGCCCGTGATCGAACTCTGACACACGGTCGACGAACCAACCTGAAACGATCAATGCCCGAGAGGGTGGAGTGTGCGCCATGCAACTGCCAATCCGTACCATGATCGACCAACTGACACCGACGCGTACCCTGCGCCTGCCGATCTGGATCTCGTGCGCGGGGGTCCCGATCCTCGTGCTGCACGCCATGCTGGGTGCCGACTGGCCCGGAGCCCTGCAGCGCCTGGCGCTGACTCTGATGCTGGCGGGGGCCACCCTGCTCTGCGGTGGGCTGGTGGGCTTCCTCTTCGGTTTTCCCCGCGCCCGGCCCAGCGAGTCACACGGCGAAGGGGCAGGCCCCCAGCGCTATCGGGCAAACACGAATCTGGAAGAAGTTTCGGACTGGTTGAGCAAGATCCTGCTGGGCGTGGGCCTCGTGCAGATCAACAAACTGGGCGGCCTGGCACACGCGATCGCCGCCCAGTCGGTCCAGGGCTTCGCTGGCGGGCCCGGTGACATCGTCTTCGTGGTGGCCCTGCTGGCCTACTACCTGATCTGCGGTTTCCTGCTGGGATTTCTGGCCACCCGGCTGGTACTGGCCACGGTCTTCGAAGCCGTGGATGACAGCCAGGAGCTGAGTGAGAAGATTGCTCTGTACGACAGAATCGAAGACCAGCTGCGTCCGGAAGAGCGCGCCGAGGTGATGAACCGGCGTCGCCATGCCGAGAGTCGGCTGGCAAGCATGCTCAGTTCCAAGGACAGTCCGCGGGGCGAGCTGGACCGTTCGGCGCGCGAGTACGAATCCCTGCGCCGCCTGTTGCCCACGGGCAGCGAACGCACCATGAAGATGTCGGAGGTGGTGGCCCGTGTGCGCTCGCTGGCGGGCTCGATGAATCCCAGCGTGGAATCGGTGAAGCGCATTTTCGGCAAGGGCGGCGACGGCGACCGGGTGGTGGCGCTGGCCCTGCTGGAAAGTCTGGGGTCGGGCGAGGCGGCCGACATCGTGGAACAGGCACTGGAACAGAGTCGCAGCTCCTTCGAGCAGTATCTGGCTCTGCGTGTGGCCCGCCAACTGGTGGACAGTCTGGATACCTTGCAGCGCCAGCGTTTGCTGGATCTGCTGCAGCGCCTGCGCGAAGGCAGAACCCAGGGTGTGGCGATCACCCCCGATTCGGATCGTTGGGAGCCCAGCGAGCGCCTGCTGGAACGCCTGGCGCGTGGCAACTGAGGGACCCGCGGACGCTCAGGGGTGGGGAATGCCGCCCAGCCCAAGGCCCAACTGGCGCTGGCTGAGAATCTCGTCCACCTGGATCACCACGCTCTCGAAACAGTCCGGGTCGCTCACCAGGTCGTTGCGATCGGCATTGATCACCAGCACGGGACAGAGAGTCCAGTGTGTCACCCAGTGCTCGTAGGCCAGGTTCAGGCGCAGCAGGTACTGGGGGTCGATGCGCTCCTCGAAGTGGCGCGCTCGGCGGCGGATGCGGGTGAGCAGTGTGTCCAGCGAAGCCTGCAGGTAAATCAGCAGGGTCGGCCGCGGCAAGCTGTGTTCCATGCCCGCGAACAGGCTCTGGTAGGTTGCCCAGTCCCGTTCATTGATGTGACCCAGCTCGTGCAGGTTGCGCGCGAAGATGTTCGCGTCTTCCCAGATGGTGCGGTCCTGGATCGCACTGCGTGACCCGGACTGCAGTTTCTGCAGGCTGCGGAAGCGATGCTGGAGGAAGTAGACCTGCAGGTGAAAGCCCCAGCGGTCCTTGTCGGCGTAAAAGTCTTCCAGGTAGGGGTTGTCCACCACGCTTTCGTAGTGGGCGTCCCAGTCGAAGCGCTCGGCCAGCAGGCCCGTCAGCGTGGTCTTGCCTGCGCCGATGTTGCCCGCGATGCCGATGAACTGCTGCATGGACCGGGTGCTCCGCTGGGTACCGTCGTGGGGGGTGACACGAAACCCGGCGGGCGCCGGGCAAGAACGGTCCAAGATAGGATGACCGGGGGACACGGTTGGCCCACGGGCGGCGATTCCCTAGATTGGGCCTCGCCCGGGCCGCAAGGCCTGATTGCCACCCTAGCTCAACTGGTAGAGCAACGGTTTTGTAAACCGTAGGTTGTGGGTTCAAGTCCCATGGGTGGCCCTTTCTCGCGACCGAACCACCCATGGCACTCCGCTCAGCGCTTCTCGCCCTTCTTGTTGCCCGTCGTGGCCTGCTTGACACTCTTCGAGCTTTTCTTGCGCTTCTGTGACTCATCCGGCTGGACCTGGGGTTTTGCCGGCTGCACCTGCTTGTCCGCGTCGGGCGCACTGGGTTTCGGGGCCGGTGCCACCTGGGGCTTGACTTGAGGCGTGACCTGGGGCGTGATCCGGGGAGTCACAGGCACTGGAGTCTTTCCGCCCTTGCCGGAGCTGTTGTCCCTGCCCGGCAGAAAGACGCCGCCGCTCGAGGAGCTTCCGCTCTTGCCGGAACTCTCGGGGCGAGTGGTCCAGACCCGGGGTTTGATCGCCGGCGGCGGATCGCTGGCACGCACTTCCTTCAGCACCTTGCGCAGATCCTGCTGCTGGAACACCGCATCCGCCGCGGGAGGCCATTGCTCGCGTGGCTGCTGGCCCCGGTCCACTTCCTGGACCAGACGCTGGCGCCAGTCCTGGCTCCAATGGCGCTGGCGGCGCCAGACTTCCTGATCGCGCCAGGGGGAGGTATCGTAATCCCAGCGGCTGCCACCCTGGATGTAGATGTACACAACCGGGGAATCCCACCACCAGTGTCTCGGGCCCCACCAGCCACAATGATGATGATGGTAGTGGCCGTAGTAGTAGGAGTTCACGCGCCAGTCGCACCAGCAGTGGTCCAGTGTGCAGGTGGGGTGCCAGCAGTTGCAGTAGTCGCACCAGTAGTCATAGTGAACCTCGTGCACCATGATCCCGGGGCGCGGGCCGTCTTCGTCCACATCCGTCGCGCTGTACGCCGCCGGACCGTCAATGGTCAGCTCGGCCACGGCCCAATTGTCCAGTTCCCGGGAATCGCGGGTCATCCGGAAATGGATGTCGGCCAGATCCAGCGGATCCGGGGCAAGAAATTCCTGACGGCTGGCCTTGATCCGGCGGTATTCGAGAGTATGCACGGCCACCAGTTGCTCACGGCCGGGCAGGGATCCCGCGATCACCGGCTCGATGCTGAAACTGTTGCCGGCCTGCACCTGGCCACGCCCGTCCTCGGGCTGGACAGGATAGAGCAGGCGCACCGTGCCGCGCGCATCCAGTGAATAGACATAGACGAAGCCGTCCCGCTCGGGAAGCAGGTGGATGCTGTAACGGCTGCCCGCATCCATGGCCATCTGGTCGGTCCAGATTTCCACGCGCGAATCGGGACCCCGACTGCTGGCGCGGGCATTCAGGACCAGGGCCAGCAGAAGGCCCGCGATCAACAGCAGAACCCAGGAGCGCTTCGAAGAGGACTCGTCATCGGGATCCGGCCTGCGCCGACGGCGTCCGTCCAGAGGGATTGGAACCAGCCGGGGCTGGGGACAAAGCTGCTTGAGCATGGGTCTTCCTTTCTGGCGGGGGAGTCTCCCGCCCGGC from Candidatus Delongbacteria bacterium includes:
- a CDS encoding deoxynucleoside kinase, which translates into the protein MQQFIGIAGNIGAGKTTLTGLLAERFDWDAHYESVVDNPYLEDFYADKDRWGFHLQVYFLQHRFRSLQKLQSGSRSAIQDRTIWEDANIFARNLHELGHINERDWATYQSLFAGMEHSLPRPTLLIYLQASLDTLLTRIRRRARHFEERIDPQYLLRLNLAYEHWVTHWTLCPVLVINADRNDLVSDPDCFESVVIQVDEILSQRQLGLGLGGIPHP